A single region of the Gossypium arboreum isolate Shixiya-1 chromosome 12, ASM2569848v2, whole genome shotgun sequence genome encodes:
- the LOC108478237 gene encoding uncharacterized protein LOC108478237 — MEALGGNGAFWGWKLPEIRNTKRPLPSKSKSSDSSAESTGSRGYRFPLKQAVTASSLALTGDTIAQLSSHWRKRKDSISGSSDTSKDIMPSVISDHDWLRALRMTSYGFLLYGPGSYAWYKYLDHCLPHQTPQNIILKVLLNQIVLGPCVIGVVFAWNNLWLGKLSELPNKYQKDALPTLFYGFRFWIPVSLLNFWMVPLQARVAFMSVGSIFWNFYLSSTMSK, encoded by the exons ATGGAGGCATTGGGCGGTAATGGCGCGTTTTGGGGTTGGAAACTTCCAGAGATAAGAAACACAAAGAGGCCTTTGCCGTCAAAGTCGAAATCCTCGGATTCATCCGCAGAGTCAACGGGCAGTCGAGGCTACCGTTTCCCGTTGAAGCAAGCGGTGACAGCTTCCTCACTCGCTCTCACAGGCGATACTATTGCTCAACTAAGCTCCCATTGGAGAAAACGGAAAGATTCCATTTCTGGTTCCAGTGATACAAGTAAG GATATCATGCCAAGCGTCATTTCAGATCATGATTGGCTTCGTGCCTTGAGGATGACTTCTTATGGTTTCCTTTTATATGGTCCTGGTTCATATGCTTGGTATAAATATCTGGATCACTGTTTGCCACATCAGACACcacaaaatataattttgaag GTTTTACTAAACCAGATAGTGCTTGGTCCTTGTGTAATTGGTGTTGTCTTTGCATGGAACAATTTATGGCTAGGAAAGCTCTCAGAGCTTCCTAACAAATATCAGAAGGATGCTCTCCCAACACTGTTTTATG GATTTAGGTTTTGGATCCCCGTCAGCTTGTTGAATTTTTG GATGGTCCCTCTTCAAGCCCGTGTAGCTTTCATGTCCGTAGGATCCATTTTTTGGAACTTTTACTTGTCGTCAACTATGAGCAAGTAG